In Elephas maximus indicus isolate mEleMax1 chromosome 7, mEleMax1 primary haplotype, whole genome shotgun sequence, the following proteins share a genomic window:
- the TRPT1 gene encoding tRNA 2'-phosphotransferase 1 isoform X1, whose protein sequence is MRLGVLAMNSSGRRQQEAAGPRARRAHRLPEQDRDVQLSKALSYALRHGALKLGLPLGADGFVPLRSLLQLPQFRGFSAEDVQRVVDTNGKQRFALQPGDPSTGPLIRANQGHSLQVPELELMPLETPQVLPPVLVHGTFWQHWPSILLKGLSCRGRTHIHLAPGLPGDPDVISGMRPNCEVAVFINGPLALADGIPFLRSANGVILTPGNADGVLLPKYFKAALQLRPTRKPLSLSGGEETECQSFPKHNPRRRGMVQQ, encoded by the exons ATGAGATTAGGG GTCTTGGCCATGAACTCTTCTGGAAGAAGGCAGCAGGAAGCAGCAGGGCCCAGGGCTAGAAGGGCTCACAGACTCCCTGAGCAG GACCGCGATGTGCAACTGTCCAAGGCTCTGTCCTACGCCCTGCGCCATGGGGCCCTGAAGCTGGGACTTCCCCTGGGGGCAG ATGGCTTCGTGCCCCTTCGTTCCCTCCTGCAGCTGCCCCAGTTCCGAGGTTTCTCAGCTGAAGACGTGCAGCGTGTGGTGGACACCAATGGGAAGCAGCGGTTTGCCCTGCAACCCGGGGACCCCAGCACTGGCCCTCTCATCCGGGCCAATCAGGGCCATTCCCTGCAG GTTCCTGAGTTGGAGCTGATGCCTCTGGAGACGCCGCAGGTCCTGCCCCCCGTGCTGGTCCATGGCACGTTCTGGCAGCACTGGCCATCCATCCTGCTCAAGGGCCTGTCTTGCCGGGGAAGGACACATATCCACCTTGCCCCTGGACTGCCTGGGGACCCTGATGTCATCAGTG GCATGCGGCCCAACTGTGAAGTGGCCGTCTTCATCAATGGACCCCTGGCCTTGGCAG ATGGAATCCCCTTCCTCCGCTCTGCCAATGGCGTGATCCTGACGCCAGGGAATGCTGATGGTGTCCTGCTTCCCAAGTACTTCAAGGCAGCTTTGCAGCTCCGCCCTACCC GAAAGCCCCTCTCTCTGTCCGGTGGTGAAGAGACAGAGTGTCAGAGTTTCCCCAAGCACAACCCAAGAAGAAGAGGGATGGTCcagcaataa
- the VEGFB gene encoding vascular endothelial growth factor B isoform X3, whose protein sequence is MRASPARGPRGHHGPPAPPPAARRAPAAGPRPGTCGPAARCLPCPLKVGGSGEARASAEGAAGSSLDRGIAGPEHPPGGAPPAASALGPLPHRTPSHPSPGRSRGRSHFGACRTWFRRPLCPLLTCCLQHKANREAWRFDAACRARKAGLGPGQVPGGQERTGPCLPA, encoded by the exons ATGCGGGCGTCCCCGGCGCGCGGCCCTCGTGGGCACCATGGGCCCCCTGCTCCGCCGCCTGCTGCTCGCCGCGCTCCTGCAGCTGGCCCCCGCCCAGGTACGTGCGGCCCTGCAGCCCGCTGCCTGCCGTGCCCTCTCAAGGTTGGCGGAAGTGGGGAGGCGCGTGCCTCGGCTGAGGGAGCTGCGGGGTCCTCCTTGGACCGGGGCATTGCCGGGCCAGAGCATCCCCCGGGAGGCGCCCCTCCTGCCGCCTCAGCCTTGGGGCCACTCCCCCACCGCACCCCGTCCCACCCGTCCCCTGGGCGCAGTCGGGGGCGGAGCCACTTCGGTGCCTGCAGGACCTGGTTTCGGCGCCCACTGTGTCCCCTCCTGACCTGCTGCCTCCAGCACAAGGCCAACCGCGAGGCTTGGAGATTCGACGCCGCCTGCAGAGCGCGCAAGGCGGGTCTTGGGCCAGGGCAGGTCCCAGGTGGCCAGGAGAGGACAG GCCCCTGCCTCCCAGCCTGA
- the TRPT1 gene encoding tRNA 2'-phosphotransferase 1 isoform X2 produces the protein MNSSGRRQQEAAGPRARRAHRLPEQDRDVQLSKALSYALRHGALKLGLPLGADGFVPLRSLLQLPQFRGFSAEDVQRVVDTNGKQRFALQPGDPSTGPLIRANQGHSLQVPELELMPLETPQVLPPVLVHGTFWQHWPSILLKGLSCRGRTHIHLAPGLPGDPDVISGMRPNCEVAVFINGPLALADGIPFLRSANGVILTPGNADGVLLPKYFKAALQLRPTRKPLSLSGGEETECQSFPKHNPRRRGMVQQ, from the exons ATGAACTCTTCTGGAAGAAGGCAGCAGGAAGCAGCAGGGCCCAGGGCTAGAAGGGCTCACAGACTCCCTGAGCAG GACCGCGATGTGCAACTGTCCAAGGCTCTGTCCTACGCCCTGCGCCATGGGGCCCTGAAGCTGGGACTTCCCCTGGGGGCAG ATGGCTTCGTGCCCCTTCGTTCCCTCCTGCAGCTGCCCCAGTTCCGAGGTTTCTCAGCTGAAGACGTGCAGCGTGTGGTGGACACCAATGGGAAGCAGCGGTTTGCCCTGCAACCCGGGGACCCCAGCACTGGCCCTCTCATCCGGGCCAATCAGGGCCATTCCCTGCAG GTTCCTGAGTTGGAGCTGATGCCTCTGGAGACGCCGCAGGTCCTGCCCCCCGTGCTGGTCCATGGCACGTTCTGGCAGCACTGGCCATCCATCCTGCTCAAGGGCCTGTCTTGCCGGGGAAGGACACATATCCACCTTGCCCCTGGACTGCCTGGGGACCCTGATGTCATCAGTG GCATGCGGCCCAACTGTGAAGTGGCCGTCTTCATCAATGGACCCCTGGCCTTGGCAG ATGGAATCCCCTTCCTCCGCTCTGCCAATGGCGTGATCCTGACGCCAGGGAATGCTGATGGTGTCCTGCTTCCCAAGTACTTCAAGGCAGCTTTGCAGCTCCGCCCTACCC GAAAGCCCCTCTCTCTGTCCGGTGGTGAAGAGACAGAGTGTCAGAGTTTCCCCAAGCACAACCCAAGAAGAAGAGGGATGGTCcagcaataa
- the NUDT22 gene encoding uridine diphosphate glucose pyrophosphatase NUDT22 isoform X2: MESCPVQTMDPEVSLLLQCPRGGLPEGQVQAELSPAYDRRPLPGGDKAIATVWENRLQAQPWLFDAPKFRLHSATLAPAGSLGPQLLLHLGLTSYRDFLGTNWASSAAWLRQQGAADWGDRQAYLADPLGVGAALATADDFLVFLRRSWQVAEAPGLVDVPGGHPEPQALCPGDTPRHEDLPGELVVRELFSSVLQEICDEVNLPLLTLSQPLLLGIACNETSAGRASAEFYVQCSLTSEQVRKHYLSGGSEAHESTGIIFVETQSVRRLQKADIWAELCPSAKGAVLLYSRVQGSALGSPAL, from the exons ATGGAG AGCTGCCCTGTCCAGACCATGGATCCTGAGGTGTCCCTGCTGCTGCAGTGCCCCCGGGGTGGGCTACCTGAAGGGCAGGTGCAGGCCGAGCTAAGCCCAGCCTACGACCGTCGCCCACTGCCAGGAGGGGACAAGGCCATCGCTACTGTCTGGGAGAACCGGCTACAGGCACAGCCTTGGCTCTTTGACGCCCCCAAGTTCCGCTTGCACTCGGCCACCCTGGCACCTGCTGGCTCTCTGGGGCCACAGCTGCTCTTGCATCTGGGCCTGACTTCCTACCGAGACTTCCTGGGCACCAACTGGGCCAGCTCAGCTGCCTGGCTGCGACAGCAGGGGGCTGCCGACTGGGGCGACAGGCAGGCCTACCTGGCGGACCCTCTGGGGGTAGGCGCTGCATTGGCCACCGCCGATGATTTCCTTGTCTTCCTGCGACGCTCTTGGCAAGTGGCTGAGGCTCCTGGGCTGGTGGATGTGCCTGGTGGACACCCTGAGCCTCAG GCCCTGTGCCCTGGTGACACCCCCCGGCATGAGGACCTCCCTGGGGAGCTGGTAGTTCGGGAGCTCTTCTCCAGTGTCCTGCAGGAGATCTGTGATGAG GTGAACCTGCCGCTGCTCACCCTGAGCCAGCCCCTGCTGCTGGGCATCGCCTGCAACGAGACAAGCGCCGGCCGTGCCAGTGCCGAGTTCTATGTGCA GTGTAGCCTGACTTCTGAGCAGGTGAGGAAGCACTATCTGAGTGGGGGATCTGAGGCCCACGAGTCCACAGGAATCATCTTTGTGGAGACACAG AGCGTGCGGAGGCTGCAGAAGGCGGATATCTGGGCCGAGCTCTGTCCCTCAGCCAAAGGTGCCGTGCTCCTCTACAGCCGGGTCCAGGGCAGTGCCCTTGGGTCCCCAGCCCTGTAA
- the VEGFB gene encoding vascular endothelial growth factor B isoform X1 translates to MGPLLRRLLLAALLQLAPAQAPASQPDVPGHQKKVVSWIDVYARATCQPREVVVPLTVELMGTVAKQLVPSCVTVHRCGGCCPDDGLECVPTGQHQVRMQILVIRYPSSQLGEMSLEEHSQCECRPKKRESAGKPDRASTPHHRPQPRSIPGWDSVPGAPSPADITHPTPAPGPSAHAAPSAASALTPRPATAAADAAASSVAKGGA, encoded by the exons ATGGGCCCCCTGCTCCGCCGCCTGCTGCTCGCCGCGCTCCTGCAGCTGGCCCCCGCCCAG GCCCCTGCCTCCCAGCCTGATGTCCCTGGCCACCAAAAGAAAG TGGTGTCATGGATCGATGTATATGCCCGTGCCACCTGCCAGCCTCGGGAGGTGGTAGTGCCCCTGACAGTGGAGCTCATGGGCACTGTGGCCAAGCAACTGGTGCCCAGCTGCGTAACTGTGCACCGCTGTGGTGGCTGCTGTCCTGACGACGGCCTGGAGTGCGTGCCTACTGGGCAACACCAAGTCCGAATGCAG ATCCTCGTGATCCGGTACCCTAGCAGTCAGCTGGGGGAGATGTCCCTGGAGGAGCACAGCCAGTGTGAATGCAG acccaaaaaaagagagagtgctgGGAAGCCAGACAG GGCTTCCACTCCCCACCACCGCCCCCAGCCCCGCTCCATTCCGGGCTGGGACTCTGTCCCCGGAGCACCCTCCCCAGCTGACATCACCCATCCCACTCCAGCCCCAGGCCCCTCTGCCCACGCTGCACCCAGCGCCGCCAGCGCCCTGACCCCCAGACCTGCCACTGCCGCTGCCGACGCCGCAGCTTCCTCCGTTGCCAAGGGCGGGGCTTAG
- the NUDT22 gene encoding uridine diphosphate glucose pyrophosphatase NUDT22 isoform X1, protein MRSCPVQTMDPEVSLLLQCPRGGLPEGQVQAELSPAYDRRPLPGGDKAIATVWENRLQAQPWLFDAPKFRLHSATLAPAGSLGPQLLLHLGLTSYRDFLGTNWASSAAWLRQQGAADWGDRQAYLADPLGVGAALATADDFLVFLRRSWQVAEAPGLVDVPGGHPEPQALCPGDTPRHEDLPGELVVRELFSSVLQEICDEVNLPLLTLSQPLLLGIACNETSAGRASAEFYVQCSLTSEQVRKHYLSGGSEAHESTGIIFVETQSVRRLQKADIWAELCPSAKGAVLLYSRVQGSALGSPAL, encoded by the exons ATGAGG AGCTGCCCTGTCCAGACCATGGATCCTGAGGTGTCCCTGCTGCTGCAGTGCCCCCGGGGTGGGCTACCTGAAGGGCAGGTGCAGGCCGAGCTAAGCCCAGCCTACGACCGTCGCCCACTGCCAGGAGGGGACAAGGCCATCGCTACTGTCTGGGAGAACCGGCTACAGGCACAGCCTTGGCTCTTTGACGCCCCCAAGTTCCGCTTGCACTCGGCCACCCTGGCACCTGCTGGCTCTCTGGGGCCACAGCTGCTCTTGCATCTGGGCCTGACTTCCTACCGAGACTTCCTGGGCACCAACTGGGCCAGCTCAGCTGCCTGGCTGCGACAGCAGGGGGCTGCCGACTGGGGCGACAGGCAGGCCTACCTGGCGGACCCTCTGGGGGTAGGCGCTGCATTGGCCACCGCCGATGATTTCCTTGTCTTCCTGCGACGCTCTTGGCAAGTGGCTGAGGCTCCTGGGCTGGTGGATGTGCCTGGTGGACACCCTGAGCCTCAG GCCCTGTGCCCTGGTGACACCCCCCGGCATGAGGACCTCCCTGGGGAGCTGGTAGTTCGGGAGCTCTTCTCCAGTGTCCTGCAGGAGATCTGTGATGAG GTGAACCTGCCGCTGCTCACCCTGAGCCAGCCCCTGCTGCTGGGCATCGCCTGCAACGAGACAAGCGCCGGCCGTGCCAGTGCCGAGTTCTATGTGCA GTGTAGCCTGACTTCTGAGCAGGTGAGGAAGCACTATCTGAGTGGGGGATCTGAGGCCCACGAGTCCACAGGAATCATCTTTGTGGAGACACAG AGCGTGCGGAGGCTGCAGAAGGCGGATATCTGGGCCGAGCTCTGTCCCTCAGCCAAAGGTGCCGTGCTCCTCTACAGCCGGGTCCAGGGCAGTGCCCTTGGGTCCCCAGCCCTGTAA
- the DNAJC4 gene encoding dnaJ homolog subfamily C member 4 isoform X1: MRAGCLGLPAQLNQRVGMAREDGRSKEGVSSRFPQPLQVRASLLRSGPSNYYELLGVHPGASPEEIKRAFFTKSKELHPDRDPGNPALHNRFVELNEAYHVLSHEQSRRSYDHQLRWSSPLKSPGTTAHPGPAHQARSSSWAPPNAQYWAQFHRVRPQGPEARQQQHRHNQRVLGYCFLLMLAGMGLHYVAFRKLEQMHRSFMDEKDRIITAIYNDTRARARANRARLQQERLQRQQPPLPGPPQDPGMVPRGADP, encoded by the exons ATGAGGGCTGGATGTCTGGGTCTCCCTGCCCAGTTGAATCAAAGAGTGGGCATGGCCAGAGAGGATGGGAGGAGCAAGGAGGGGGTATCCTCTCGGTTCCCTCAGCCCCTGCAGGTTCGGGCCTCTCTCCTCAGGTCTGGCCCCAGTAACTACTATGAATTGCTAGGGGTGCATCCTGGTGCCAGCCCTGAAGAAATTAAACGAGCTTTCTTCACCAAGTCCAAAGAG CTGCACCCCGACCGGGACCCTGGGAACCCGGCCCTGCACAACCGCTTTGTGGAGCTGAATGAGGCATACCATGTGCTCAGCCATGAGCAGAGCCGCCGCAGCTACGACCACCAGCTCCGCTGGTCAAGCCCCTTAAAGTCTCCAGGGACCACAGCCCATCCTGGACCTGCCCACCAAGCACGCAG CAGCTCCTGGGCACCTCCCAACGCACAGTACTGGGCCCAGTTCCACCGCGTGAGGCCACAGGGGCCTGAGGCGAGGCAGCAGCAGCACAGACACAACCAGCGGGTGCTGGGGTATTGCTTTCTGCTCATGCTGGCAGGCATGGGCCTGCACTATGTCGCCTTCAG GAAGCTGGAGCAGATGCACCGTAGCTTCATGGATGAAAAGGACCGGATCATCACTGCCATCTACAACGACACGCGGGCCCGGGCCAG GGCCAACAGAGCCAGGCTCCAGCAGGAGCGACTGCAGAGACAGCAGCCGCCGCTGCCAGGGCCTCCCCAGGACCCTGGGATGGTGCCCAGAGGCGCTGACCCGTGA
- the FERMT3 gene encoding fermitin family homolog 3 produces the protein MAGMKTASGDYIDSSWELRVFVGEEDPEAESVTLRVTGESHIGGVLLKIVEEIKRKQDWSDHAIWWEQKRQWLLQTHWTLDKYGILADARLFFGPQHRPVILRLPNRRALRLRASFSQPLFQAVAAICRLLSIRHPEELSLLRAPEKKKKKEKEKEPEEEVYDLSKVVLAGGVAPALFRGMPAHFSDSAQTEACYHMLSRPQPPPDPLLLQRLPRPTAMLDKTQVHSRWLDSSRCLMQQGVKAGDMLWLRFKYYSFFDLDPKMDPVRLTQLYEQARWDLLLEEIDCTEEEMMVFAALQYHINKLSQSGEVGEPVGTDPGLDDLDAALSNLEVKLEGSASTDVLDSLTTIPELKDYLRIFRPRKLTLKGYRQHWVVFKETTLSYYKSKDEAPGDPIQQLNLKGCEVVPDVNVSGQKFCIKLLVPSPEGMSEIYLRCQDEQQYAHWMAGCRLASKGRTMADSSYASEVQAILAFLSLQRAGTGGSGNHSQSPDTSTEGLNPYGLVAPRFQRKFKAKQLTPRILEAHQNVAQLSLSEAQLRFIQAWQSLPDFGISYFLVRFKGSRKDEILGIANNRLIRIDLAVGDVVKTWRFSNMRQWNVNWDIRQVAIEFDEHINVAFSCVSASCRIVHEYIGGYIFLSTRERARGEELDEDLFLQLTGGHEAF, from the exons ATGGCGGGGATGAAGACAGCCTCCGGGGACTACATCGACTCATCCTGGGAGCTGCGGGTGTTCGTGGGCGAGGAGGACCCTGAGGCGGAGTCGGTCACCCTTCGGGTCACAGGGGAGTCACACATTGGCGGGGTCCTGCTGAAGATCGTGGAGGAGATCA AGCGCAAGCAGGACTGGTCCGACCACGCCATTTGGTGGGAGCAGAAAAGACAGTGGCTGCTGCAGACCCACTGGACACTGGACAAGTACGGGATTCTGGCCGATGCCCGTCTCTTCTTTGGGCCCCAGCATCGGCCAGTCATCCTGAGGCTGCCCAATCGCCGCGCCCTGCGCCTACGTGCCAGCTTCTCCCAGCCCCTCTTCCAGGCTGTGGCTGCCATCTGCCGCCTCCTCA GTATCCGGCACCCTGAGGAGCTGTCTCTGCTCCGGGCTcctgagaaaaagaagaagaaggagaaagaaaaggagccgGAGGAAGAGGTgtatgacttgtccaaggtcgtCCTGGCTGGGG GAGTGGCACCTGCACTGTTCCGGGGGATGCCAGCCCACTTCTCAGACAGTGCGCAAACGGAAGCCTGCTACCACATGCTGAGTCGGCCCCAGCCGCCCCCGGACCCCCTCCTGCTGCAGCGCCTGCCGCGGCCCACCGCCATGTTGGACAAGACCCAAGTCCACAGCAG GTGGCTGGACTCCTCACGGTGCCTCATGCAGCAGGGCGTCAAGGCCGGGGACATGCTCTGGCTGCGCTTCAAGTACTACAGCTTCTTCGACCTGGATCCCAAG ATGGACCCCGTGCGGCTGACACAGCTGTACGAGCAGGCTCGGTGGGACCTGCTGCTGGAGGAGATTGACTGCACTGAGGAGGAGATGATGGTGTTTGCAGCCCTGCAG TACCACATCAACAAGCTGTCGCAGAGTGGGGAGGTGGGCGAGCCGGTGGGCACGGACCCAGGGCTGGATGACCTGGATGCAGCCCTGAGTAACCTGGAGGTGAAGCTGGAGGGGTCGGCGTCCACTGATGTGCTG GACAGCCTCACTACCATTCCAGAGCTCAAAGACTATCTCCGAATTTTCCG GCCCCGGAAGCTGACCCTGAAGGGGTACCGCCAGCACTGGGTGGTGTTCAAAGAGACCACTTTGTCCTACTACAAGAGCAAGGACGAGGCCCCTGGGGACCCCATTCAGCAGCTCAACCTCAAAG gCTGTGAGGTGGTCCCCGATGTCAATGTCTCGGGTCAGAAGTTCTGCATCAAACTCCTGGTGCCATCACCTGAGGGCATGAGTGAGATCTACCTGCGGTGCCAGGAC GAGCAGCAGTACGCCCACTGGATGGCTGGCTGCCGACTGGCCTCCAAGGGCCGCACCATGGCAGACAGCAGCTATGCTAGTGAGGTGCAGGCCATCCTGGCCTTCCTAAGCCTGCAGCGGGCGGGCACCGGGGGCTCAGGCAACCATTCTCAGAGTCCCGACACCTCCACCGAGGGCCTGAACCCCTATGGTCTCGTCGCTCCCCGCTTCCAGCGCAAGTTCAAGGCCAAGCAG CTCACCCCGCGGATCCTGGAAGCTCACCAGAATGTGGCCCAGCTCTCACTGTCCGAGGCCCAGCTGCGCTTCATCCAGGCCTGGCAGTCTCTGCCTGACTTTGGCATCTCCTACTTCTTGGTCAG GTTCAAGGGCAGCAGGAAAGACGAGATCCTGGGCATTGCCAACAACCGGCTGATCCGCATCGACCTAGCCGTGGGTGACGTGGTCAAGACCTGGCGGTTCAGCAACATGCGTCAGTGGAACGTCAACTGGGACATCCGGCAG GTGGCCATCGAGTTTGACGAGCACATCAACGTGGCCTTCAGCTGTGTGTCTGCCAGCTGCCGTATCGTGCACGAGTACATCGGGGGCTATATCTTCCTGTCGACGCGGGAGCGTGCCCGCGGGGAAGAGCTGGATGAGGACCTTTTCCTGCAGCTTACGGGGGGCCACGAGGCCTTCTAG
- the DNAJC4 gene encoding dnaJ homolog subfamily C member 4 isoform X2, which yields MPPLLPLLPLRLCQLWRRSPPTRLLGAAAGQRSGPSNYYELLGVHPGASPEEIKRAFFTKSKELHPDRDPGNPALHNRFVELNEAYHVLSHEQSRRSYDHQLRWSSPLKSPGTTAHPGPAHQARSSWAPPNAQYWAQFHRVRPQGPEARQQQHRHNQRVLGYCFLLMLAGMGLHYVAFRKLEQMHRSFMDEKDRIITAIYNDTRARARANRARLQQERLQRQQPPLPGPPQDPGMVPRGADP from the exons ATGCCGCCCCTGCTGCCCCTGCTGCCCCTGCGCCTGTGCCAGCTGTGGCGCCGCAGCCCCCCCACCCGGCTCCTTGGAGCGGCCGCCGGGCAGCG GTCTGGCCCCAGTAACTACTATGAATTGCTAGGGGTGCATCCTGGTGCCAGCCCTGAAGAAATTAAACGAGCTTTCTTCACCAAGTCCAAAGAG CTGCACCCCGACCGGGACCCTGGGAACCCGGCCCTGCACAACCGCTTTGTGGAGCTGAATGAGGCATACCATGTGCTCAGCCATGAGCAGAGCCGCCGCAGCTACGACCACCAGCTCCGCTGGTCAAGCCCCTTAAAGTCTCCAGGGACCACAGCCCATCCTGGACCTGCCCACCAAGCACGCAG CTCCTGGGCACCTCCCAACGCACAGTACTGGGCCCAGTTCCACCGCGTGAGGCCACAGGGGCCTGAGGCGAGGCAGCAGCAGCACAGACACAACCAGCGGGTGCTGGGGTATTGCTTTCTGCTCATGCTGGCAGGCATGGGCCTGCACTATGTCGCCTTCAG GAAGCTGGAGCAGATGCACCGTAGCTTCATGGATGAAAAGGACCGGATCATCACTGCCATCTACAACGACACGCGGGCCCGGGCCAG GGCCAACAGAGCCAGGCTCCAGCAGGAGCGACTGCAGAGACAGCAGCCGCCGCTGCCAGGGCCTCCCCAGGACCCTGGGATGGTGCCCAGAGGCGCTGACCCGTGA
- the NUDT22 gene encoding uridine diphosphate glucose pyrophosphatase NUDT22 isoform X3, with translation MDPEVSLLLQCPRGGLPEGQVQAELSPAYDRRPLPGGDKAIATVWENRLQAQPWLFDAPKFRLHSATLAPAGSLGPQLLLHLGLTSYRDFLGTNWASSAAWLRQQGAADWGDRQAYLADPLGVGAALATADDFLVFLRRSWQVAEAPGLVDVPGGHPEPQALCPGDTPRHEDLPGELVVRELFSSVLQEICDEVNLPLLTLSQPLLLGIACNETSAGRASAEFYVQCSLTSEQVRKHYLSGGSEAHESTGIIFVETQSVRRLQKADIWAELCPSAKGAVLLYSRVQGSALGSPAL, from the exons ATGGATCCTGAGGTGTCCCTGCTGCTGCAGTGCCCCCGGGGTGGGCTACCTGAAGGGCAGGTGCAGGCCGAGCTAAGCCCAGCCTACGACCGTCGCCCACTGCCAGGAGGGGACAAGGCCATCGCTACTGTCTGGGAGAACCGGCTACAGGCACAGCCTTGGCTCTTTGACGCCCCCAAGTTCCGCTTGCACTCGGCCACCCTGGCACCTGCTGGCTCTCTGGGGCCACAGCTGCTCTTGCATCTGGGCCTGACTTCCTACCGAGACTTCCTGGGCACCAACTGGGCCAGCTCAGCTGCCTGGCTGCGACAGCAGGGGGCTGCCGACTGGGGCGACAGGCAGGCCTACCTGGCGGACCCTCTGGGGGTAGGCGCTGCATTGGCCACCGCCGATGATTTCCTTGTCTTCCTGCGACGCTCTTGGCAAGTGGCTGAGGCTCCTGGGCTGGTGGATGTGCCTGGTGGACACCCTGAGCCTCAG GCCCTGTGCCCTGGTGACACCCCCCGGCATGAGGACCTCCCTGGGGAGCTGGTAGTTCGGGAGCTCTTCTCCAGTGTCCTGCAGGAGATCTGTGATGAG GTGAACCTGCCGCTGCTCACCCTGAGCCAGCCCCTGCTGCTGGGCATCGCCTGCAACGAGACAAGCGCCGGCCGTGCCAGTGCCGAGTTCTATGTGCA GTGTAGCCTGACTTCTGAGCAGGTGAGGAAGCACTATCTGAGTGGGGGATCTGAGGCCCACGAGTCCACAGGAATCATCTTTGTGGAGACACAG AGCGTGCGGAGGCTGCAGAAGGCGGATATCTGGGCCGAGCTCTGTCCCTCAGCCAAAGGTGCCGTGCTCCTCTACAGCCGGGTCCAGGGCAGTGCCCTTGGGTCCCCAGCCCTGTAA
- the VEGFB gene encoding vascular endothelial growth factor B isoform X2, with protein MGPLLRRLLLAALLQLAPAQAPASQPDVPGHQKKVVSWIDVYARATCQPREVVVPLTVELMGTVAKQLVPSCVTVHRCGGCCPDDGLECVPTGQHQVRMQILVIRYPSSQLGEMSLEEHSQCECRPKKRESAGKPDSPRPLCPRCTQRRQRPDPQTCHCRCRRRSFLRCQGRGLELNPDTCRCRKLRR; from the exons ATGGGCCCCCTGCTCCGCCGCCTGCTGCTCGCCGCGCTCCTGCAGCTGGCCCCCGCCCAG GCCCCTGCCTCCCAGCCTGATGTCCCTGGCCACCAAAAGAAAG TGGTGTCATGGATCGATGTATATGCCCGTGCCACCTGCCAGCCTCGGGAGGTGGTAGTGCCCCTGACAGTGGAGCTCATGGGCACTGTGGCCAAGCAACTGGTGCCCAGCTGCGTAACTGTGCACCGCTGTGGTGGCTGCTGTCCTGACGACGGCCTGGAGTGCGTGCCTACTGGGCAACACCAAGTCCGAATGCAG ATCCTCGTGATCCGGTACCCTAGCAGTCAGCTGGGGGAGATGTCCCTGGAGGAGCACAGCCAGTGTGAATGCAG acccaaaaaaagagagagtgctgGGAAGCCAGACAG CCCCAGGCCCCTCTGCCCACGCTGCACCCAGCGCCGCCAGCGCCCTGACCCCCAGACCTGCCACTGCCGCTGCCGACGCCGCAGCTTCCTCCGTTGCCAAGGGCGGGGCTTAGAGCTCAACCCAGACACCTGCAG GTGCCGGAAGCTGCGAAGGTGA